In Bosea sp. PAMC 26642, the DNA window CACCGCCGTTCCCGCGCCCGGAACACCCGGTGTGGCTGGAACGACGGCGCCCGGAGCCGTGCCAGCGACGCCCGCCGTGGAAACCCGTGCCCAGGCGCTCGCCCGCAGCCCGCGCGTCCAGATCGACACGCCCAAGATCGCCGGTTCGATCGCGCTGACCGGCGCACGCATCGACGACGTCTCGCTCAAGGCCTATCGCGAGACGGTCGATCCCAACAGCCCCAACATCATCCTGCTCTCGCCGCTGGGCGGGCCGAACGCCTACTACTCCGATTTCGGCTGGGTCGGCGCGCCTGGTACCGCCGTGCCGCTGCCGAACGCGACGACGGTCTGGAGCGCCGATGCGCAGGTGCTGCGGGCGGGCACGCCGCTGACGCTGTCCTGGGACAACGGCCAGGGCCTTCTCTTCAAGCGCGTCGTCACGATCGACGAGAACGCGATGTTCACGCTTCGCGACGAGGTCGAGAACAAGGGCGCGGGGCCCGTGACGCTGTTCCCTTATGGGCAGGTCGTCCGGCACGGAAAGCCGGCGACGCTGGGCTATTACGTTCTGCATGAAGGCCTGATCGGCAATCTCGGCGAGCAGGGCCTGCAGGAGTTCACCTACGACCATGTCGACAAGGAACCGGCGCTCGGCACCGGCACCAACGGCAAGGTCTGGAAGGATGCCGTCGGCGGGTTCGTCGGCATCACCGACAAGTACTGGGCGGCCGCCGTCGTCCCCGATCAGGCCCGCAAATACGAGGGTCGTTATTCCTCGGTCCAGACCGGCAGCGCCCGCACCTACCAGGCCGATTTCCTGGCCGAGGCCGTGACCGTCGCTCCAGGCGCCAACGGCTCGTCGAACGCCCGGCTCTTCGCCGGTGCCAAGGAGGTCGCGGCCATCGATGGCTACGAAAAGAACCTTGGCATCAAGCGCTTCGAACTGCTGATCGACTGGGGCTGGTTCTACTTCATCACCAAGCCGATGTTTTTCGTGATGGACTGGATCTACAAGCATGTCGGCAATTTCGGCATCGCGATCCTGGGCGTCACGCTGCTGCTGAAGCTGCTGTTCTTCCCGCTCGCCAGCAAATCCTACGCGTCCATGGCCAAGATGAAGGCGGTCCAGCCCGAGATGGTGGCGATCCGCGAACGCTATGCCGACGACAAGATGAAGCAGCAGCAGGCTCTGATGGAGCTTTACAAGACGCAGAAGATCAACCCGATCGCCGGCTGCTGGCCGGTGCTGCTGCAGATCCCGGTGTTTTTCGCGCTCTACAAGATCCTGTTCATCACCATCGAGATGCGACATGCGCCGTTCTTCGGCTGGATCCGTGATCTGGCCGCGCCCGACCCCACCAACGTCTTCTTCTTCCTGCCGGCGGCACTGACGAGCTTCCTGCATATCGGCATCTGGCCGATCTTCATGGGCATCACGATGTTCATCCAGATGAAGATGAATCCCGAGCCGCCGGACCCGGTGCAGAAGATGATGTTCACCTGGATGCCGGTGTTCTTCACCTTCCTGCTCGGCTCATTCCCGGCCGGCCTGGTGATCTACTGGACCTGGAACAACCTGCTTTCGGTGAGCCAGCAAGGCTACATCATGAAAAAGCACGGCGCCAAGATCGAACTGTTCGACAACATCAAGGGCATGTTCGGCAAGAAGCCGGCCACTGCCGTGGCAGCGCCGGACAAACCGGCCAACAGCAACAAGAAGTGAGGCAATCGGGTGTGGGCAGTCGGCAGTAGGGAAGATCCTCGTCTTTCGACTGCCCGCTGCCCATTTCCGACCGCCCGGCGAAGCCCATGCCCCTTCCCGATCCCCTCACCCGCCACCCCATTCCCGGCTGGAAGGGCACCGCCTTTCTCAAGGCGATCGTCGATCATCGGCTGATCGAGGTCGGCGATTACAGCTATTACGACGACTCGCGCGGGCCTGAGCATTTCGTTGCGCGCTGCGTGCGCTACCATTTCGACTTCATCGGCGACCGGCTGATCATCGGGAAATTCGTCGCGATCGCGCAGGGCGCGCAGTTCATCATGAACGGCGCCAACCATCCGATGGGCGGCTTCTCCACCTATCCCTTCGGCATGTTCGGCCTCGATGGCACGCCTGACGACAAGACGACGAAGACCGGCTTTCGTGGCGACACCCGCATCGGCAACGACGTCTGGATCGGCCGCGAGGCGGTGATCATGCCGGGCGTGACGATCGGAGACGGCGCGATCATCGGCACGCGGGCTCAGGTCGCGCGCGACGTGCCGCCCTATGCGGTCGTGGTCGGCAATCCCGGCAAAGTGGTGAAGCTGCGCTTTTCGCCGGAGATCGTCGCGGATCTGCTCGCGATCGCCTGGTGGGACTGGGACGCTGAACGGATTGCGCGCAATATCGCTGCTATCGGGGCTGCCGACATCGACGCGCTGCGCGCTGCCGTGTAAGACCGCGTCACATCCTCAGCCCTCATCCTGAGCATCCTTCGAGACGCCGCTTCGCGGCTCCTCAGGATGAGGGCTTCTGTTTTCAAGCAGGCAGAAGCCATGACCAGCAGTACCGCCACACCCTACAGCGACGACGAGATCGAATCCGCGCGAAAGCTCTTCGAGGGGCCGTGGGACTTTGTCTGGGCCTCGACGCATGTCGACGACCTGCCGACGATGGTCGGTCACGAGATCGCCTTCGCCGGCCGCTCCAATGTCGGCAAGTCGAGCCTGATCAACGCCGTGACCCGCCGCAACGCGCTGGCGCGGACCTCGCATACGCCGGGCCGGACGCAGCAGCTCAACTTCTTCCGCCAGGTCGGCGCCGACGAGCGCCTGACCATCGTCGATATGCCCGGCTATGGCTATGCGGCGGTCGGCCGGGCCAAGGTCGCCTCCTGGACCAACCTGATCCACAACTACCTGCGCGGGCGGCCCAACCTGATGCGGGTCTATCTCCTGATTGATGCCCGGCATGGGCTGAAGGACGTCGACAACGCCGTGCTGGAAACGCTCGACAAGGCGGCGATGTCCTATCAGGTCGTGCTGACGAAGGGCGATGCGCTCAAGCCCGCCGACCAGCAGTTCATGCGCGAGGCGACCTATGACGAGATCAAGCGCCGCCCGGCGGCGTTTCCCGAGGTGCTGCTGACGTCGAGCGAGACGGGCCTTGGGGTTCCCGATCTGCGTGCGGCGGTGGGACGCGTGCTGGCGGAGCGGGCCTGACAACATGATAACTGCAACCCGCATCCATCTCACGCTGGCCGCCCTGATGGGGCTTGCCGGCGTCGCGCTGCTTGCCGCAGCGGCGCATGTCACCGGCACGACGAATGTCCAGACCGCGGGACAGATGCTGCTGTTCCATGCTCCGACTGTGATCGGCGCGACTGCGGCGCGGAAGGCCGGGTTCCTGCACGACTGGCTGAGCCGCGTCGCGATCTCGGTAGTCATCCTCGGCGTCGCACTGTTTGCCGCCGACCTCGCGAGGCGCGGCTTCGCCAGCGAGGCGCTGTTTCCTCGCGCGGCCCCGATCGGGGGCTTCCTGATGGTCGGGGGCTGGCTCGGCCTGGCGCTCGCGGCGCTGTTTGCGAAGCGCACCTGACAGGTTTTCGTATTACGGATATTGCGCCCGGCCTGATTTGCATCTAACCTGAGCCGGTATGGAGATCAC includes these proteins:
- the yidC gene encoding membrane protein insertase YidC, yielding MKEDNRNLLLAITLSVVILLGWQYFYAKPQMEKQQQIAQQNRQTQTDSVAPGTTAVPAPGTPGVAGTTAPGAVPATPAVETRAQALARSPRVQIDTPKIAGSIALTGARIDDVSLKAYRETVDPNSPNIILLSPLGGPNAYYSDFGWVGAPGTAVPLPNATTVWSADAQVLRAGTPLTLSWDNGQGLLFKRVVTIDENAMFTLRDEVENKGAGPVTLFPYGQVVRHGKPATLGYYVLHEGLIGNLGEQGLQEFTYDHVDKEPALGTGTNGKVWKDAVGGFVGITDKYWAAAVVPDQARKYEGRYSSVQTGSARTYQADFLAEAVTVAPGANGSSNARLFAGAKEVAAIDGYEKNLGIKRFELLIDWGWFYFITKPMFFVMDWIYKHVGNFGIAILGVTLLLKLLFFPLASKSYASMAKMKAVQPEMVAIRERYADDKMKQQQALMELYKTQKINPIAGCWPVLLQIPVFFALYKILFITIEMRHAPFFGWIRDLAAPDPTNVFFFLPAALTSFLHIGIWPIFMGITMFIQMKMNPEPPDPVQKMMFTWMPVFFTFLLGSFPAGLVIYWTWNNLLSVSQQGYIMKKHGAKIELFDNIKGMFGKKPATAVAAPDKPANSNKK
- a CDS encoding CatB-related O-acetyltransferase — encoded protein: MPLPDPLTRHPIPGWKGTAFLKAIVDHRLIEVGDYSYYDDSRGPEHFVARCVRYHFDFIGDRLIIGKFVAIAQGAQFIMNGANHPMGGFSTYPFGMFGLDGTPDDKTTKTGFRGDTRIGNDVWIGREAVIMPGVTIGDGAIIGTRAQVARDVPPYAVVVGNPGKVVKLRFSPEIVADLLAIAWWDWDAERIARNIAAIGAADIDALRAAV
- the yihA gene encoding ribosome biogenesis GTP-binding protein YihA/YsxC encodes the protein MTSSTATPYSDDEIESARKLFEGPWDFVWASTHVDDLPTMVGHEIAFAGRSNVGKSSLINAVTRRNALARTSHTPGRTQQLNFFRQVGADERLTIVDMPGYGYAAVGRAKVASWTNLIHNYLRGRPNLMRVYLLIDARHGLKDVDNAVLETLDKAAMSYQVVLTKGDALKPADQQFMREATYDEIKRRPAAFPEVLLTSSETGLGVPDLRAAVGRVLAERA
- a CDS encoding DUF423 domain-containing protein, which translates into the protein MITATRIHLTLAALMGLAGVALLAAAAHVTGTTNVQTAGQMLLFHAPTVIGATAARKAGFLHDWLSRVAISVVILGVALFAADLARRGFASEALFPRAAPIGGFLMVGGWLGLALAALFAKRT